Proteins found in one Litorihabitans aurantiacus genomic segment:
- a CDS encoding phytoene desaturase family protein, which yields MSRDVVDVVVVGSGPNGLAAAVTMARAGLAVRVLEGQPTIGGGARTHDLGLADGVVHDVCSAVHPMALASPFLRAFDLAGRGVDLRVPEVSYAQPLDGGRAGLAWHDLERTVEGLGRDGAAWRSLMAPLVADPDAVVALAMGDKRSLPPELLSVSGVRAAIGFAAGLLDQGTRAWGARFSGEVAPALLTGVAAHGIAPLPGLAPAGTALLLGSLAHAGGWPVPVGGTQAITDALVADLVAHGGEVRTGVPVVSYRQLPRARAYLMDTSARGVARIWGERLRPSVRRGLTRFGYGDAAAKVDYVLSGPVPWAAEGVGLAGTVHVGGTRAEMALAEREISRGRHAERPMVLLSDPSVADPGREVGGRRPLWAYAHVPAGSDVDPTEAVTAQIERFAPGFRDVVVASRSVPASRMSEHNANYVGGDIAAGAISLYRMVARPRLSWDPYDVGIPGVAICSASTPPGPGVHGMSGWFAARRLLRSRFGRSVPSLAP from the coding sequence ATGAGCAGGGACGTGGTCGACGTCGTCGTGGTGGGATCCGGTCCGAACGGCCTGGCGGCCGCGGTCACGATGGCGCGCGCCGGGCTGGCGGTTCGCGTGCTCGAGGGGCAGCCGACGATCGGCGGTGGCGCGCGCACGCACGACCTCGGACTGGCCGACGGCGTGGTGCACGACGTGTGCTCCGCCGTCCACCCGATGGCGCTCGCGAGCCCGTTCCTCCGCGCGTTCGACCTCGCCGGCCGCGGCGTCGACCTGCGCGTGCCGGAGGTCTCCTACGCCCAGCCGCTCGACGGCGGGCGCGCGGGCCTCGCGTGGCACGACCTCGAGCGCACGGTCGAGGGTCTGGGGCGCGACGGCGCGGCCTGGCGCTCGCTGATGGCGCCGCTCGTGGCGGACCCGGACGCCGTCGTCGCGCTCGCGATGGGGGACAAGCGCTCGCTGCCGCCCGAGCTGCTCTCGGTCTCGGGCGTGCGGGCCGCGATCGGTTTCGCGGCCGGGCTGCTGGACCAGGGCACGCGGGCGTGGGGTGCGCGGTTCTCCGGCGAGGTCGCGCCGGCGCTGCTGACCGGCGTCGCGGCGCACGGGATCGCGCCGCTGCCCGGGCTGGCGCCGGCGGGGACGGCGCTGCTGCTGGGCTCGCTCGCGCACGCGGGCGGCTGGCCGGTGCCGGTCGGGGGGACGCAGGCGATCACCGATGCGCTGGTGGCGGACCTGGTGGCGCACGGCGGCGAGGTGCGCACGGGGGTGCCGGTGGTGAGCTACCGGCAGCTGCCCCGGGCGCGGGCCTACCTGATGGACACCTCGGCGCGGGGCGTGGCGCGGATCTGGGGCGAGCGGCTGCGGCCGTCGGTGCGGCGCGGGCTGACGCGGTTCGGGTACGGCGACGCCGCCGCGAAGGTCGACTACGTGCTGAGCGGTCCGGTGCCGTGGGCGGCCGAGGGCGTGGGGCTCGCGGGCACGGTGCACGTGGGTGGCACGCGCGCCGAGATGGCCCTGGCGGAGCGCGAGATCTCCCGCGGCCGGCACGCGGAGCGGCCGATGGTGCTGCTCAGCGACCCGAGCGTCGCGGACCCCGGCCGGGAGGTCGGCGGGCGGCGGCCGCTGTGGGCGTACGCGCACGTGCCCGCGGGCTCCGACGTCGACCCGACCGAGGCGGTCACGGCGCAGATCGAGCGCTTCGCGCCGGGGTTCCGCGACGTCGTCGTGGCCTCGCGGTCGGTGCCGGCCTCGCGGATGAGCGAGCACAACGCCAACTACGTGGGCGGCGACATCGCGGCCGGGGCGATCTCGCTGTACCGGATGGTGGCGCGGCCGCGGCTGAGCTGGGACCCCTACGACGTCGGCATCCCCGGGGTCGCGATCTGCTCGGCCTCCACGCCCCCCGGGCCCGGGGTGCACGGGATGTCGGGCTGGTTCGCCGCGCGGCGGCTGCTGCGCTCGCGGTTCGGGCGGTCGGTGCCGTCGCTCGCGCCCTGA
- a CDS encoding prealbumin-like fold domain-containing protein, with product MRALAVTVSLVVTGSVAVAAPTTPTATPPPASTPASDADAAPTGTEAPATSTPAPTPSPGGPGSPVTDTPVAGSPDPTDATDTPDPTDTDPTDTPDPTDNDPDVDADSGGTPEPAPAPGEAPTMPEGDGPSEQERQDAAARDGPAAAARQGSFSLFAAGVPEAPREVYVETFEQGLASGASSLTGYAGGRYAASPGWVTGTNCTGVLLDRNAAYPNAQFCPSQGTSTAGARETRRMADVLGQVAAGVAGSSTATTPANGSTAATRTNHALVAAPYTAVPTGTNTTIMLQSTAGGALGVEAPDRRYYTVEMAAAGARCGTSNASLQLALFVGSTIVLNGYGTPVVPCTSTGAVFYTSPAQAATGGSGDAALVGPVRAQTYLGTSAVALNPDQIAATRFNLTNTTTTAGGAVAVDNIRVLDVTPALDVAFAGPTAVAGVPTTLTYTITNTSDLLAKTDWGFTAALPAGLRVAATPAVGGTCTNATGVAYAVTAAAGSGSIGVVGGDLVVNGQSCTVTVDIVAAQPGTVASGAVTPSGLVVASDASLEVAPPTTVTILKNLPARQAAGDQFVLSLRQGTTVLASATTTGTATGVQAARVDRALVEPGATYTIHEAPTAGAGLTYAPSYECVRAGTVIASGASASGSLTIPDEPGAEVVCTFTNTVQQAALFCDANRFYSVTNAGALQQADIVTGGVTTVGSWTGTTATNGLGVGANGSLAYALDRSAAATSVLAILKWTPSGGFERLPNTAYTPTAGTTQIAGSLVAGAVDPTTGRYLFGTFVGGQFYIWSFTESNPAATRFQFVGSFSTGTTPNGNGDMAFDSRGNLYVIGAAVVSSVNSATIYTVTAETLASASGGTLAVGSSTTRALTNTDAAFANLNGVAFSPRGTIYLGNADSAYEFDATTWARVPGTPRVPVASTDLGGCASPSTVTVQKNVVGRIAAADQFTLTAATGTPAVPFATATTTGATTGRQAAQIGPLPAVSGSTIAISEAMASGSASAIGTYTTVWECWSDGVRLANGTGASGSVVVPNRLSANVTCTFFNSPRPAATVTLTKTIRETSGAERPGVDWSLGTTAVATTGTATVLPSEAPRQQTNASGQAAWSVLFGATNARATLTVSETPQPGFSFVSGACTVDGRAVATTFTQTATLVSAQVANVAPAAAVACTFVNSPTVSLTLVKQVTFGSAAPTQWLLSATGPSGALAGPAGRSGTAAVTNVNVTPGATYRLAESGGPLTYLQTGAWQCRTATGGVVEVSAAGDVVPIGGPAVTCTVSNATASVTLLNQVLQPRDGFRPADWRVTATPAALTGGTLPTEIRAGAEYTATGNPANAFEVRPGHSYTLSQAVTDTTRPLAYRELRLERLDGSTWTPVTSRTITAPAAGQSAIYRFVNAPVNPTRLPLTGGTGADTFAIAGGAVLLAALALSWWHGRRRGRGASG from the coding sequence ATGCGGGCCCTCGCCGTCACGGTGAGCCTGGTGGTCACGGGCAGTGTCGCCGTCGCGGCCCCGACCACGCCCACCGCCACCCCTCCTCCGGCTTCGACGCCCGCGTCTGACGCCGACGCCGCGCCCACCGGCACCGAAGCCCCAGCCACCTCGACGCCGGCTCCGACCCCGTCACCGGGCGGCCCCGGCTCCCCGGTGACGGACACCCCGGTGGCTGGCAGCCCGGACCCGACCGACGCCACGGACACCCCGGACCCGACCGACACCGACCCCACGGACACCCCGGACCCGACGGACAACGACCCCGACGTCGACGCGGACTCGGGCGGGACCCCGGAGCCGGCCCCCGCACCGGGCGAGGCCCCCACGATGCCGGAGGGCGACGGCCCGTCGGAGCAGGAGCGCCAGGACGCGGCCGCACGCGACGGCCCGGCCGCTGCCGCACGTCAGGGATCGTTCAGCCTCTTCGCCGCGGGAGTCCCCGAGGCGCCCCGCGAGGTCTACGTCGAGACGTTCGAGCAGGGTCTCGCCAGCGGAGCCAGCTCCCTGACCGGCTACGCCGGCGGCCGCTACGCCGCCTCACCGGGCTGGGTGACCGGCACGAACTGCACGGGTGTCCTGCTGGACCGCAACGCGGCCTACCCCAACGCCCAGTTCTGCCCCTCCCAGGGCACGAGCACGGCGGGTGCCCGCGAGACGCGCCGCATGGCTGACGTGCTGGGCCAGGTCGCGGCGGGTGTGGCGGGTTCGAGCACGGCGACGACGCCGGCCAACGGCTCGACCGCCGCCACCCGCACCAACCACGCGCTCGTCGCGGCTCCCTACACCGCGGTTCCGACCGGTACGAACACGACGATCATGCTGCAGTCGACGGCGGGTGGCGCGCTCGGTGTCGAGGCGCCCGACCGCCGGTACTACACCGTCGAGATGGCGGCCGCCGGCGCCCGGTGCGGGACGTCGAACGCCTCGCTGCAGCTCGCGCTCTTCGTCGGCAGCACGATCGTCCTCAACGGCTACGGGACCCCGGTCGTCCCCTGCACCAGCACCGGCGCGGTCTTCTACACCTCCCCGGCGCAGGCCGCGACGGGTGGGTCGGGCGACGCGGCGCTCGTCGGCCCGGTCCGTGCCCAGACCTACCTGGGGACGAGCGCCGTGGCGCTGAACCCGGACCAGATCGCGGCGACGCGCTTCAACCTCACGAACACCACGACGACCGCGGGCGGCGCGGTCGCCGTCGACAACATCCGCGTGCTCGACGTGACGCCCGCGCTCGACGTCGCCTTCGCCGGCCCCACGGCCGTGGCGGGGGTGCCCACGACGCTCACCTACACGATCACGAACACCTCCGACCTGCTGGCCAAGACCGACTGGGGCTTCACCGCCGCGCTGCCGGCCGGTCTGCGCGTGGCCGCGACCCCCGCCGTCGGCGGGACGTGCACGAACGCGACCGGGGTCGCCTACGCCGTGACCGCCGCGGCCGGCTCCGGCTCGATCGGGGTCGTCGGGGGCGACCTGGTGGTGAACGGCCAGTCGTGCACGGTCACGGTCGACATCGTGGCGGCGCAGCCGGGCACGGTCGCGAGCGGCGCGGTCACGCCGTCGGGCCTCGTCGTGGCCTCCGACGCCTCGCTCGAGGTCGCCCCGCCCACCACGGTCACGATCCTGAAGAACCTCCCGGCGCGCCAGGCCGCGGGCGACCAGTTCGTGCTGTCGCTGCGCCAGGGCACGACGGTGCTGGCCTCGGCGACCACCACCGGTACCGCGACGGGCGTGCAGGCGGCGCGCGTCGACCGCGCCCTCGTCGAACCCGGCGCGACCTACACGATCCACGAGGCGCCGACGGCGGGCGCCGGCCTCACCTACGCCCCCAGCTACGAGTGCGTCCGGGCGGGCACGGTCATCGCCTCGGGCGCGTCGGCGTCGGGCAGCCTCACGATCCCGGACGAGCCGGGCGCCGAGGTGGTCTGCACCTTCACCAACACGGTCCAGCAGGCCGCGCTGTTCTGCGACGCCAACCGGTTCTACTCGGTCACGAACGCCGGCGCCCTGCAGCAGGCGGACATCGTCACCGGTGGCGTGACCACGGTCGGGTCGTGGACGGGCACGACGGCGACGAACGGCCTCGGTGTCGGCGCGAACGGTTCGCTCGCCTACGCCCTGGACAGGTCGGCCGCGGCGACGTCGGTGCTCGCCATCCTCAAGTGGACGCCGAGCGGTGGCTTCGAGCGCCTGCCGAACACCGCCTACACCCCGACGGCGGGCACGACACAGATCGCGGGCAGCCTCGTGGCCGGCGCGGTCGACCCCACCACCGGCCGGTACCTGTTCGGCACGTTCGTCGGCGGGCAGTTCTACATCTGGAGCTTCACCGAGTCGAACCCGGCCGCCACGCGGTTCCAGTTCGTCGGGTCCTTCTCCACCGGCACCACGCCGAACGGCAACGGTGACATGGCCTTCGACAGCCGCGGCAACCTCTACGTCATCGGCGCGGCCGTGGTCAGCAGCGTCAACAGCGCGACCATCTACACGGTCACCGCCGAGACCCTCGCGTCGGCGTCGGGCGGCACGCTCGCCGTCGGGTCCTCCACCACGCGCGCGCTGACGAACACCGACGCGGCGTTCGCGAACCTCAACGGCGTGGCGTTCAGCCCGCGCGGCACCATCTACCTCGGCAACGCCGACAGCGCCTACGAGTTCGACGCCACCACGTGGGCGCGCGTGCCGGGGACGCCGCGCGTCCCGGTCGCCTCGACCGACCTCGGCGGGTGCGCCTCGCCGTCGACCGTCACCGTGCAGAAGAACGTGGTCGGTCGCATCGCCGCCGCCGACCAGTTCACGCTCACGGCCGCGACCGGCACGCCCGCCGTCCCGTTCGCGACGGCGACCACCACCGGCGCCACCACCGGTCGCCAGGCTGCGCAGATCGGACCCCTGCCCGCGGTCAGCGGCAGCACCATCGCGATCAGCGAGGCCATGGCCTCCGGCTCGGCCTCGGCGATCGGCACCTACACGACCGTGTGGGAGTGCTGGTCCGACGGCGTGCGCCTCGCCAACGGGACGGGGGCGAGCGGGTCGGTCGTCGTCCCCAACCGACTCAGCGCGAACGTGACCTGCACGTTCTTCAACTCGCCCCGGCCCGCCGCGACGGTCACGCTGACCAAGACCATCCGCGAGACGTCCGGCGCCGAGCGCCCCGGCGTCGACTGGAGCCTGGGGACGACGGCGGTGGCCACGACCGGGACCGCGACCGTCCTGCCGAGCGAGGCGCCGCGGCAGCAGACGAACGCCTCGGGCCAGGCGGCGTGGAGCGTGCTGTTCGGGGCCACGAACGCGCGCGCCACCCTCACGGTCTCCGAGACGCCGCAGCCGGGATTCTCCTTCGTCAGCGGTGCGTGCACGGTCGACGGCAGGGCCGTCGCGACGACCTTCACGCAGACCGCCACGCTCGTCAGCGCCCAGGTGGCCAACGTCGCCCCGGCCGCCGCCGTCGCGTGCACCTTCGTCAACTCACCGACGGTCTCGCTCACGCTCGTGAAGCAGGTGACCTTCGGGTCGGCGGCACCGACGCAGTGGCTGCTGAGCGCCACGGGCCCGAGCGGCGCCCTGGCCGGGCCCGCGGGGCGCTCGGGCACCGCGGCGGTCACGAACGTCAACGTCACGCCCGGCGCCACCTACCGCCTCGCGGAGTCCGGCGGCCCGCTCACCTACCTCCAGACGGGGGCGTGGCAGTGCCGCACCGCCACCGGCGGGGTGGTCGAGGTCTCGGCGGCCGGCGACGTCGTCCCGATCGGGGGACCTGCCGTGACCTGCACGGTCTCGAACGCGACGGCGTCGGTGACGCTCCTGAACCAGGTGCTGCAGCCGCGCGACGGGTTCCGCCCCGCGGACTGGCGCGTGACCGCGACGCCGGCGGCGCTGACGGGCGGGACCCTGCCGACCGAGATCCGCGCCGGTGCGGAGTACACCGCCACGGGCAACCCGGCCAACGCCTTCGAGGTGCGCCCGGGCCACAGCTACACGCTCTCGCAGGCGGTCACGGACACCACGCGACCCCTCGCCTACCGCGAGCTGCGCCTCGAGCGTCTCGACGGCTCGACCTGGACCCCGGTGACGTCACGGACGATCACGGCACCGGCGGCGGGTCAGAGCGCGATCTACCGGTTCGTCAACGCACCGGTGAACCCGACCAGGCTGCCGCTCACGGGCGGCACGGGTGCCGACACCTTCGCCATCGCGGGAGGAGCGGTGCTGCTCGCGGCACTCGCCCTGTCCTGGTGGCACGGGCGTCGGCGAGGGCGAGGCGCCTCAGGATGA
- a CDS encoding class C sortase, with amino-acid sequence MLSIAGGALLLYPSAAAWFSAVAHTHEIDRLSQGVTDLGAATLQQRLADAREYNRGLSGGASVAANERLPIAESDDGGERYRSLLTGDSEGLMARIKIPAINADLPIYHGTSEDVLERGIGHLEGTALPVGGESTHAVVTGHRGLATSELFSRLDRVDVDDTFSVEVFGEVLTYRVIETLVVEPEDTESLFIRPGQDLMTLVTCTPLGINSHRILVTGERVIPTPQADLDAAGERAAGPGFPWWALIGTGVVVASVTYVVIAGRPPRQERAERRRERAARRRAPAHARARRA; translated from the coding sequence GTGCTGAGCATCGCCGGCGGGGCACTCCTGCTGTACCCCAGCGCCGCCGCGTGGTTCAGCGCGGTGGCGCACACGCACGAGATCGACCGCCTCTCGCAGGGCGTCACCGACCTCGGTGCCGCAACGTTGCAGCAGCGCCTCGCGGACGCGCGCGAGTACAACCGCGGCCTCAGCGGTGGCGCGTCGGTCGCGGCCAACGAGCGGCTCCCGATCGCCGAGTCCGACGACGGCGGCGAGCGCTACCGCTCGCTCCTGACCGGCGACTCCGAGGGTCTGATGGCGCGCATCAAGATCCCGGCGATCAACGCCGACCTCCCGATCTACCACGGCACGAGCGAGGACGTCCTCGAACGCGGGATCGGCCACCTCGAGGGCACCGCGCTGCCGGTCGGCGGCGAGTCGACCCACGCCGTCGTCACCGGGCACCGCGGCCTGGCGACCTCCGAGCTCTTCTCGCGGCTGGACCGCGTGGACGTGGACGACACGTTCTCCGTGGAGGTGTTCGGTGAGGTGCTCACCTACCGCGTGATCGAGACGCTGGTCGTCGAGCCGGAGGACACCGAGAGCCTGTTCATCCGCCCGGGTCAGGACCTCATGACCCTGGTCACCTGCACCCCGCTCGGGATCAACAGCCACCGCATCCTCGTGACCGGCGAACGCGTGATCCCGACCCCGCAGGCCGATCTCGACGCCGCGGGCGAGCGCGCCGCCGGACCGGGCTTCCCCTGGTGGGCGCTGATCGGCACGGGCGTGGTCGTCGCCTCGGTCACCTACGTCGTCATCGCGGGGCGTCCGCCGCGTCAGGAGCGGGCGGAGCGACGGCGGGAGCGGGCCGCGCGCCGTCGAGCTCCTGCGCACGCGCGAGCTCGTCGAGCGTGA
- a CDS encoding glycoside hydrolase family 15 yields MPGVRSVRRRAAARAPLPRSHHRTAPVVGITLVAGLVLGSALPVDGDPPPRIPLASEGAAHSWALGETAGNAGNAVTTGGSTDAAVVGRDVAVPTGTSPTFLPGTRVIDPGAGADPRVVAAAHEEAQRQRAWVAAGRIPGTATATAAAATTTTAAAADTPHAALARAAMLDLYVATHTPDGAVHPPLAAPTGAWRYVWPRDAAFVAVALARTGHAGDAVQVLEFFGDVPVTPTGYHARYRPDGSPVGDGRSAQLDGAGWLLWASGEVVASLDDGDDDGDGDGEDGLTTQDALTRLADVVGTSGDLLLAATDRPGHLPPPSSDYWELRETRLTLGTATPVLAGLAALGDLREFAGHDGDATAARERHARVRTAVVDAFGPRWPREVGGRERDAALAFALPPFQDEALPGAEAAWRLIARGMARPAGGLAPGEGWREPGHSWTPQTTLDALAAAATGDPPRAEQRLDWLARHTTATGSIPEKVTPDGAAAQVAPLVWSSALVVLTLDELARAQELDGARPAPAVAPPAPDAADAPR; encoded by the coding sequence ATGCCGGGGGTGCGCAGCGTTCGTCGTCGCGCCGCCGCCCGCGCCCCGCTCCCCCGCAGCCATCACCGCACGGCGCCCGTCGTCGGGATCACGCTCGTGGCGGGCCTCGTCCTCGGGTCGGCCCTGCCCGTCGACGGCGACCCGCCCCCGCGCATCCCACTCGCGAGCGAGGGCGCCGCCCACTCCTGGGCGCTCGGCGAGACCGCAGGGAACGCCGGGAACGCGGTGACCACCGGCGGGAGCACGGACGCCGCCGTGGTCGGCCGCGACGTCGCCGTCCCCACCGGCACCTCCCCCACCTTCCTCCCGGGCACCCGCGTGATCGACCCCGGGGCCGGCGCCGACCCGCGCGTGGTGGCCGCCGCGCACGAGGAGGCGCAGCGCCAGCGGGCCTGGGTCGCGGCGGGCCGCATCCCGGGGACTGCCACCGCCACGGCCGCCGCCGCCACGACCACCACCGCCGCCGCCGCCGACACCCCGCACGCCGCCCTCGCGCGCGCCGCGATGCTCGACCTCTACGTCGCCACCCACACGCCCGACGGCGCCGTCCACCCGCCGCTCGCCGCCCCCACCGGCGCGTGGCGGTACGTCTGGCCCCGGGACGCGGCGTTCGTCGCCGTCGCGCTCGCCCGCACCGGCCACGCCGGGGACGCCGTCCAGGTGCTCGAGTTCTTCGGCGACGTCCCCGTCACCCCCACCGGCTACCACGCCCGCTACCGCCCCGACGGCTCCCCGGTCGGGGACGGCCGGTCGGCGCAGCTCGACGGCGCCGGCTGGCTCCTGTGGGCGAGCGGCGAGGTGGTCGCGAGCCTGGACGACGGCGACGACGACGGCGACGGCGACGGCGAGGACGGCCTCACGACGCAGGACGCGCTGACGCGGCTGGCCGACGTCGTCGGCACGAGCGGTGACCTGCTGCTCGCGGCGACCGACCGCCCCGGTCACCTCCCGCCGCCCTCGAGCGACTACTGGGAGCTGCGCGAGACCCGTCTGACGCTCGGCACGGCGACCCCGGTCCTGGCCGGGCTCGCGGCGCTCGGCGACCTGCGCGAGTTCGCGGGGCACGACGGCGACGCCACCGCCGCGCGCGAGCGGCACGCCCGGGTGCGCACCGCCGTCGTGGACGCGTTCGGACCGCGGTGGCCGCGCGAGGTGGGCGGCCGCGAGCGGGACGCGGCGCTCGCATTCGCGCTGCCGCCGTTCCAGGACGAGGCGCTCCCGGGTGCCGAGGCGGCGTGGCGCCTCATCGCGCGCGGTATGGCCCGGCCCGCCGGCGGCCTCGCCCCCGGCGAGGGCTGGCGCGAACCCGGGCACTCCTGGACGCCGCAGACCACGCTCGACGCCCTCGCGGCCGCGGCGACGGGCGACCCACCCCGCGCCGAGCAGCGCCTCGACTGGCTCGCCCGGCACACCACCGCGACCGGGTCGATACCCGAGAAGGTCACGCCCGACGGCGCCGCGGCCCAGGTGGCGCCGCTGGTGTGGTCGAGCGCGCTCGTGGTGCTCACGCTCGACGAGCTCGCGCGTGCGCAGGAGCTCGACGGCGCGCGGCCCGCTCCCGCCGTCGCTCCGCCCGCTCCTGACGCGGCGGACGCCCCGCGATGA
- a CDS encoding SpaH/EbpB family LPXTG-anchored major pilin: MSHRLLRRIAAAVGLTALGATAALATVAPAQAVTLPGNINTEIARTLTIHKLALGPNNGQVVGTGQQVSVPGTPLPGATFTAGLVEGVDLTTPAGWDQVAALTPATAAPRVTTANTFTATTDANGIATFSGTAGTMPLGLYLVTETVLPAGATNPSAPFLVTLPFPTGPSGAPANQWVYDVHVYPKNAVTALTKTRVPAPANSVEARNPDLIRWAINSDIPTLAAGDTLSQVVLTDNLPVELEYLATGPAGVAPTSVQVTNSAGVAQSFASGTDYTLVYNADTRALTLTFTPAGLTRLNGLQGGDVTLTVLSRAVAIPSSGVITNTATATINGSTETITGSTPIGQLTVFAYQGEPGAATRNPLAGAVYQVFLNQNDANLGQNPILINGVSNWTTGPNGLVAIPIITPGNYYVREITPPSGFQLPQPSQVQTQVVAGPTSTTPPVQNYVEFAHVQVPSFALPLTGSDGGLWFTLAGAGLVTSGLGVAIVAARRRYVRSHAGVTAPAAA; the protein is encoded by the coding sequence ATGTCCCACCGCTTGCTCAGGCGGATCGCTGCCGCCGTCGGCCTGACGGCCCTCGGTGCGACGGCGGCGCTCGCCACCGTCGCCCCGGCCCAGGCCGTCACCCTGCCCGGCAACATCAACACCGAGATCGCGCGCACCCTGACGATCCACAAGCTCGCGCTCGGCCCGAACAACGGTCAGGTCGTCGGCACGGGCCAGCAGGTCAGCGTGCCGGGCACGCCGCTGCCCGGCGCGACCTTCACGGCCGGTCTCGTCGAGGGCGTCGACCTGACGACCCCCGCCGGGTGGGACCAGGTCGCGGCGCTCACGCCCGCGACCGCCGCCCCGCGCGTCACGACGGCGAACACCTTCACCGCCACGACCGACGCCAACGGCATCGCGACCTTCAGCGGGACGGCCGGCACGATGCCGCTCGGCCTGTACCTCGTGACGGAGACCGTGCTGCCGGCGGGCGCGACCAACCCGTCCGCGCCGTTCCTCGTGACTCTGCCGTTCCCGACGGGTCCGAGCGGCGCCCCGGCGAACCAGTGGGTCTACGACGTGCACGTCTACCCCAAGAACGCCGTCACCGCCCTGACGAAGACGCGCGTGCCCGCGCCGGCCAACTCGGTCGAGGCGCGCAACCCCGACCTCATCCGGTGGGCGATCAACTCCGACATCCCGACGCTCGCCGCCGGTGACACGCTCTCCCAGGTCGTCCTGACGGACAACCTCCCGGTCGAGCTCGAGTACCTCGCGACCGGCCCCGCCGGCGTCGCGCCCACGAGCGTGCAGGTCACCAACTCCGCCGGCGTCGCGCAGAGCTTCGCCTCCGGCACGGACTACACGCTCGTCTACAACGCGGACACCCGCGCCCTCACGCTGACGTTCACGCCGGCCGGACTGACCCGGTTGAACGGGCTGCAGGGCGGCGACGTGACGCTCACCGTCCTCAGCCGCGCGGTGGCGATCCCGTCCAGCGGCGTCATCACGAACACCGCCACGGCGACCATCAACGGCAGCACCGAGACGATCACCGGCAGCACCCCGATCGGCCAGCTGACCGTCTTCGCCTACCAGGGCGAGCCCGGCGCGGCCACGCGCAACCCGCTCGCGGGCGCCGTCTACCAGGTCTTCCTGAACCAGAACGACGCCAACCTCGGCCAGAACCCGATCCTCATCAACGGGGTCTCGAACTGGACGACGGGTCCGAACGGCCTCGTGGCCATCCCGATCATCACGCCGGGCAACTACTACGTCCGCGAGATCACGCCGCCGTCCGGGTTCCAGCTCCCGCAGCCGAGCCAGGTCCAGACGCAGGTCGTCGCCGGTCCGACCTCGACCACGCCGCCGGTGCAGAACTACGTCGAGTTCGCGCACGTCCAGGTGCCCTCCTTCGCCCTGCCCCTCACGGGTAGCGACGGCGGTCTCTGGTTCACGCTCGCCGGCGCCGGTCTGGTGACCTCGGGCCTCGGCGTCGCGATCGTCGCCGCGCGCCGCCGCTACGTCCGCTCCCACGCGGGCGTCACCGCGCCCGCGGCCGCGTAG